From Terriglobales bacterium, a single genomic window includes:
- a CDS encoding ectonucleotide pyrophosphatase/phosphodiesterase translates to MPRRFRSVLFAILLFTAHSLWAEISDLKPTVILISIDGFRYDYFGKAPTPHLDALIARGVRASYMVPSFPTKTFPNHYTIVTGLYPAHHGIIANNMWDDSLHAMFKMSYRDQVRDPRWWGGEPIWVTAQKAGQKTAPMYWPGSEAPIEGTLPTYGESYDDNHKTAYDYRVNKILSWLDLPAARRPTFLTLYFEGVDTAGHDYGPDSPQLREAVVLADKAIGMLLEGLKSRGVERKVNLVVVSDHGMAASSRERRIFYDDYLDPSNVTVIDTNPVLAAKAKDGNNAALVAKLKRVPHLTVYTPETVPARLHFSGSPRITPVIAVADVGWIITSHDYVAKHPDKKYGGEHGYDNAAPEMRAIFLAAGPAFAPHSTIPGFPNVDIYPLLAYLLHLTPAANDGDMEVFRPVLRHKTRAQGHAHARRLSPLPRFKPMSS, encoded by the coding sequence CTTTCGCTACGACTACTTCGGCAAGGCCCCGACGCCCCACCTCGATGCCCTGATCGCTCGCGGCGTTCGCGCCTCCTACATGGTTCCGTCGTTTCCGACAAAAACGTTTCCCAACCACTACACCATCGTCACCGGGCTTTATCCCGCGCATCACGGCATCATCGCCAACAACATGTGGGACGACAGCCTGCACGCCATGTTCAAAATGTCTTATCGCGATCAGGTCCGCGACCCGCGCTGGTGGGGCGGCGAACCCATCTGGGTGACGGCGCAAAAAGCGGGTCAGAAAACGGCTCCCATGTACTGGCCCGGCAGCGAGGCGCCCATCGAGGGCACGCTGCCCACCTACGGCGAATCCTACGACGACAATCACAAAACAGCGTACGACTACCGGGTGAACAAAATCCTCTCCTGGCTGGATCTTCCGGCCGCTCGGCGCCCCACGTTTCTTACCCTCTACTTCGAGGGCGTGGACACCGCCGGACATGACTACGGCCCGGATTCGCCCCAGTTGCGAGAGGCCGTGGTGCTCGCCGACAAAGCTATCGGCATGCTCCTCGAGGGGTTAAAGTCGCGCGGCGTGGAACGCAAGGTCAACCTGGTCGTCGTCTCCGATCACGGCATGGCTGCTAGCTCCCGCGAGCGCCGCATTTTCTACGACGATTACCTTGACCCATCCAATGTCACCGTCATCGATACCAACCCGGTGCTGGCTGCCAAAGCGAAGGACGGCAATAACGCCGCCCTGGTCGCCAAACTCAAACGCGTGCCCCACCTTACCGTCTACACGCCTGAAACCGTACCCGCGCGCCTGCATTTCAGCGGCAGCCCGCGCATTACCCCGGTGATTGCCGTCGCCGACGTTGGCTGGATCATCACCTCGCACGATTACGTCGCCAAGCATCCCGACAAGAAATATGGCGGCGAACATGGCTACGACAACGCCGCCCCCGAAATGCGCGCTATCTTCCTCGCCGCCGGCCCGGCCTTCGCCCCGCACTCGACCATTCCCGGTTTTCCCAACGTCGACATCTATCCGCTTCTCGCCTACCTGCTCCACCTTACCCCGGCGGCAAATGACGGCGACATGGAGGTCTTCCGCCCCGTCCTGCGCCACAAAACACGCGCTCAAGGTCATGCTCACGCCCGGCGCCTTTCGCCTTTGCCGCGATTCAAACCAATGTCATCCTGA
- a CDS encoding superoxide dismutase has protein sequence MALRDVASPAQTTFQLPALPYDFAALEPHIDAQTMQIHHDKHHGAYVTNLNAALDKHADLKGKSAEDLLRSLSSVPEDIRGAVRNNGGGHVNHSMFWKIMKPNGGGNPTGDIAQVINQFGGFDQFKEKFNDNGVKRFGSGWTWLVRTKDGKFDLISTANQDSPFIDGHFPVFGNDVWEHAYYLKYQNRRADYLKAWWNVVNWEEINRRLKEAR, from the coding sequence ATGGCATTACGAGATGTTGCTAGTCCCGCGCAGACGACGTTCCAGCTCCCCGCTCTGCCCTATGACTTTGCTGCGCTGGAGCCCCACATTGACGCGCAGACCATGCAGATTCACCACGATAAGCACCACGGCGCCTATGTCACCAATCTCAACGCCGCCCTCGACAAGCATGCTGACCTGAAGGGCAAGTCCGCCGAGGATCTGCTGCGCAGCCTCAGTTCCGTTCCCGAGGACATTCGCGGCGCGGTCCGCAACAACGGCGGCGGCCACGTCAATCACTCCATGTTCTGGAAAATCATGAAGCCCAATGGTGGCGGCAATCCCACCGGCGACATCGCCCAGGTCATCAATCAGTTTGGCGGCTTCGACCAGTTCAAGGAAAAATTCAACGACAACGGCGTCAAGCGCTTTGGCAGCGGCTGGACCTGGCTGGTTCGTACCAAGGATGGCAAGTTCGATCTCATCAGCACCGCCAACCAGGACAGCCCCTTCATTGACGGCCATTTCCCCGTCTTCGGCAACGACGTCTGGGAGCACGCTTACTATCTCAAGTACCAGAACCGCCGCGCCGATTACCTCAAGGCCTGGTGGAACGTTGTCAACTGGGAAGAAATCAACCGCCGCCTGAAGGAAGCACGCTGA
- a CDS encoding pitrilysin family protein, with amino-acid sequence MRPAGRAGRFVLAIVIIMTAAAWGQASAPPAKAAAQQFPTIKYEKYKLANGLEVILSEDHRLPLVAVDLWYHVGPANEKPGRTGFAHLFEHMMFQGSKHVKANEHFRLMEAAGASDINGTTDFDRTNYFETVPANQLELALWAESDRMGWLLDNLNGRNLANQRDVVRNERREGESRPYDLVEEGVQHLLYPKTHPYYGDVIGSHADIESAELNDVRDFFKTYYAPNNASIAVVGDFDPKTIKALLQKYFGPIPSGPPVPKIEAVTPPITEERRATITDAVQLPRVYLAWITAPFFKPGDAEMDLLAMTLGEGKSSRLYKKLVYEKQIAQDVRANQESLMLGSKFVIQATAKPGVKPEELEKAIEEELAAVQKDGITAAELERAKNTIETQRIQHLQRLGGFGGKADMLDLYNHYLNDPGYLPKDLARYENATRESVKQQAEKLTPNSRVVVYGVPGQKVVEDVAKRPEPQSAEAVAGGPGNDEWRTTPPKPAVAKAPQLPVPAQFKLPNGIPVYLVEQHALPVMTAQLTVLRGSEANPADKAGLASFTAMMMNEGTEKRTSPQLADDIAQIGATVSAASTADATSITAAALTKNSDKLFDLLSDVAIHPAFREEEIERVRKRRLTTLIQQNDQPQVVAQRVLLREVYGAQSPYGYLETGTPESTQATTREDMVKFYKSGFAPQDSALVVAGDITEAQLKSLAQKYFGGWTGQATASKAPVVENTSSRRIVIVDKPNAPQSALRIGQVGLQRNSPDYPAVLVMNDILGGLFSSRINLNLREAHGYTYGAFSFYQFRRGTGPFVIGSMIRTDVTAPAVKEVFNEVEKIRSGEVTPEELSMAKESNVRGLTADFETTAQTARTTSNLFVYGLPLDYYRTLPAKLEAVTPGDVHRMTEKYVSPDKMVVVVAGDRAKIEPELKKLNLGAVQAQDTEGKKLTEAGGGE; translated from the coding sequence ATGAGACCAGCAGGACGAGCGGGGCGTTTCGTTCTAGCAATCGTAATCATAATGACCGCGGCGGCGTGGGGACAGGCGAGTGCCCCACCGGCAAAAGCGGCGGCACAGCAATTCCCTACCATCAAGTATGAAAAGTACAAGTTGGCAAACGGGCTGGAGGTGATCCTGAGCGAAGATCACCGGCTGCCGCTGGTGGCGGTGGATTTGTGGTACCACGTGGGGCCGGCGAACGAGAAGCCGGGCCGGACCGGGTTCGCGCACCTGTTCGAGCACATGATGTTCCAGGGCTCGAAGCACGTGAAGGCGAACGAGCATTTCCGGCTGATGGAGGCAGCGGGCGCCAGCGACATCAATGGCACCACCGACTTTGACCGCACGAATTATTTCGAAACGGTGCCGGCAAACCAGCTGGAGCTGGCGCTGTGGGCGGAGAGCGACCGCATGGGTTGGCTGCTCGATAACCTGAACGGCCGCAACCTGGCCAACCAGCGCGACGTGGTGCGCAACGAGCGGCGGGAGGGGGAAAGCCGTCCGTATGACCTGGTGGAGGAGGGCGTACAGCACCTGCTGTACCCGAAAACCCATCCTTATTATGGCGACGTGATCGGGTCGCACGCGGACATCGAAAGCGCGGAACTGAACGACGTGCGCGACTTCTTCAAGACGTATTACGCGCCGAACAACGCGAGCATCGCGGTGGTGGGAGACTTCGATCCGAAGACAATCAAGGCGCTGCTGCAGAAATATTTCGGTCCGATCCCGTCCGGTCCGCCGGTGCCGAAGATTGAGGCGGTGACGCCGCCGATTACCGAGGAGCGGCGGGCCACCATCACCGACGCGGTGCAGCTGCCGCGGGTGTACCTGGCATGGATCACGGCGCCGTTCTTCAAGCCCGGTGACGCGGAAATGGACCTGCTGGCGATGACGCTGGGCGAGGGCAAGTCGAGCCGCCTGTACAAGAAGCTGGTGTATGAAAAACAGATTGCGCAGGACGTGCGGGCGAACCAGGAATCGCTGATGCTGGGTTCGAAGTTCGTGATCCAGGCGACGGCCAAGCCGGGCGTCAAGCCGGAAGAGCTGGAGAAGGCGATCGAGGAAGAATTGGCCGCGGTGCAGAAGGACGGGATCACGGCAGCGGAGCTGGAGCGCGCCAAGAACACGATCGAGACGCAAAGGATCCAGCATCTGCAGCGGCTGGGCGGGTTCGGCGGCAAGGCCGACATGCTCGATCTCTACAACCATTATCTGAACGATCCGGGATACCTGCCCAAGGACCTGGCGCGTTATGAGAACGCGACGCGGGAGTCGGTGAAGCAGCAGGCCGAAAAGCTGACGCCGAATTCGCGCGTAGTGGTGTACGGCGTGCCGGGGCAGAAGGTGGTGGAAGACGTGGCCAAGCGTCCGGAGCCGCAGTCGGCCGAAGCGGTGGCAGGCGGTCCGGGCAACGATGAATGGCGCACGACGCCGCCGAAGCCGGCCGTCGCCAAAGCGCCGCAACTGCCGGTGCCGGCGCAATTCAAGCTGCCCAACGGCATACCGGTGTACCTGGTGGAGCAGCATGCGCTGCCGGTGATGACGGCGCAATTGACGGTGCTGCGCGGAAGCGAGGCGAACCCGGCGGACAAGGCTGGGCTGGCGTCGTTCACGGCGATGATGATGAACGAAGGCACGGAAAAGAGGACTTCGCCGCAACTGGCGGATGATATCGCGCAAATCGGGGCCACGGTGTCGGCGGCTTCCACGGCGGACGCCACCTCAATCACCGCGGCCGCGCTGACCAAGAACTCGGACAAGCTGTTTGATTTGCTTTCGGACGTAGCGATCCATCCCGCATTCCGCGAGGAGGAGATCGAGCGCGTGCGGAAGAGAAGGCTGACCACGCTGATCCAGCAGAACGATCAGCCGCAGGTGGTGGCGCAGCGGGTGCTGCTGCGCGAGGTGTACGGGGCGCAAAGCCCGTATGGATACCTGGAGACAGGGACGCCGGAATCGACGCAGGCCACCACGCGCGAAGACATGGTGAAGTTCTACAAGAGCGGATTCGCGCCGCAGGATTCGGCGCTGGTGGTCGCCGGGGACATCACGGAAGCGCAGTTGAAGTCGCTGGCGCAGAAATATTTCGGCGGCTGGACGGGGCAGGCGACGGCGTCGAAGGCGCCGGTGGTGGAGAACACATCGTCACGGCGGATCGTGATCGTCGATAAACCCAACGCGCCGCAGAGCGCGCTGCGCATCGGGCAGGTGGGATTGCAGCGCAACAGCCCGGATTACCCGGCGGTGCTGGTGATGAACGACATCCTGGGCGGACTGTTTTCGAGCCGGATCAACCTGAACCTGCGCGAGGCGCACGGGTATACCTACGGCGCGTTCTCGTTTTACCAGTTCCGGCGGGGCACGGGGCCGTTCGTCATCGGCAGCATGATTCGCACCGATGTGACGGCGCCGGCAGTGAAGGAAGTATTCAACGAGGTAGAAAAAATCCGGAGCGGAGAAGTGACACCGGAAGAGCTGTCGATGGCGAAGGAGTCGAATGTGCGCGGGCTGACGGCGGATTTTGAGACCACGGCACAAACCGCGCGCACCACGTCGAACTTGTTCGTCTACGGGCTGCCGCTGGATTATTACCGCACGCTGCCGGCGAAGCTGGAGGCGGTAACGCCGGGGGACGTGCATCGGATGACGGAGAAATACGTCTCGCCGGACAAGATGGTGGTGGTAGTGGCCGGCGACCGCGCGAAGATCGAGCCCGAACTGAAGAAGCTGAACCTGGGCGCGGTGCAAGCGCAGGACACGGAAGGCAAAAAGCTCACGGAAGCCGGTGGAGGGGAATGA